A single Camelus bactrianus isolate YW-2024 breed Bactrian camel chromosome 1, ASM4877302v1, whole genome shotgun sequence DNA region contains:
- the SLITRK3 gene encoding SLIT and NTRK-like protein 3, protein MKPSIAEMLHRGKMLWIILLSTIALGWTTPIPLIEDSEEIDEPCFDPCYCEVKESLFHIHCDSKGFTNISQITEFWSRPFKLYLQRNSMRKLYTNSFLHLNNAVSINLGNNALQDIQTGAFNGLKILKRLYLHENKLDIFRNDTFLGLESLEYLQADYNVIKRIESGAFRNLSKLRVLILNDNLIPMLPANLFKAVSLTHLDLRGNRLKVLFYRGMLDHIGRSLMELQLEENPWNCTCEIVQLKSWLERIPYTALVGDITCETPFHFHGKDLREIRKTELCPLLSDSEVEASLGIPHLSPNKENAWPTKPSSMLSSVHFTASSVEYKSSNKQPKPTKQPRTPRPPSTSQALYPGPNQPPIAPYQTRPPIPIICPTGCTCNLHINDLGLTVNCKERGFNNISELLPRPLNAKKLYLSSNLIQKIYRSDFWNFSSLDLLHLGNNRISYVQDGAFINLPNLKSLFLNGNDIEKLTPGMFRGLQSLHYLYFEFNVIREIQPAAFSLMPNLKLLFLNNNLLRTLPTDAFAGTSLARLNLRKNYFLYLPVAGVLEHLNAIVQIDLNENPWDCTCDLVPFKQWIETISSVSVVGDVLCRSPENLTHRDVRTIELEVLCPEMLHIAPAGASPAQPGDSHLAGGPTSASPYEFSAPGGPVPLSVLILSLLVLFFSAVFVAAGLFAYVLRRRRKKLPFRSKRQEGVDLTGIQMQCHRLFEDSGGNGGGNGGGGRPTISSPEKAPPVGHVYEYIPHPVTQMCNNPIYKPREEEEVAVPSVQEAGSAERGAPGTQPPGMSEVLLGSEQFAETPKENHTNYRTVLEKEKEWALAVSSSQLNTIVTMNHHHPHPHPPAVGGVSGVVAGTGGDLGGFRHHEKNGGVVLFPPGGGCGGGSMLLDRERPQPAPCTVGFVDCLYGTVPKLKELHVHPPGMQYPDLQQDARLKETLLFSAGKGFTDHQTQKSDYLELRAKLQTKPDYLEVLEKTTYRF, encoded by the coding sequence ATGAAACCTTCTATAGCTGAGATGCTTCACAGAGGGAAGATGTTGTGGATAATTCTTCTAAGCACAATTGCTCTAGGATGGACTACCCCGATTCCCCTGATAGAGGACTCAGAGGAAATAGATGAGCCCTGTTTTGATCCATGCTACTGTGAAGTTAAAGAAAGCCTCTTTCATATACATTGTGACAGTAAaggatttacaaatattagtCAGATTACTGAGTTCTGGTCAAGACCTTTTAAACTGTATCTGCAGAGGAATTCAATGAGGAAATTGTACACCAACAGTTTTCTTCATTTGAATAATGCCGTGTCCATTAACCTTGGGAACAATGCATTGCAGGACATTCAAACAGGAGCTTTCAATGGTCTTAAGATTTTAAAGAGGCTATATCTCCATGAGAACAAACTAGACATCTTCAGAAATGACACCTTCCTTGGCTTGGAAAGTCTGGAATATCTGCAGGCAGATTACAATGTCATTAAACGTATAGAGAGTGGGGCATTTCGGAACCTAAGTAAATTGAGAGTTCTGATTTTAAATGACAATCTCATCCCCATGCTTCCAGCCAACTTATTTAAGGCTGTCTCCTTAACCCACTTGGACCTACGTGGAAACAGGTTAAAAGTTCTTTTTTACCGAGGAATGCTAGACCACATTGGCAGAAGCCTGATGGAGCTCCAGCTGGAAGAAAATCCCTGGAACTGTACATGTGAAATTGTGCAACTGAAGAGTTGGCTGGAACGCATTCCTTACACTGCCCTAGTGGGAGACATCACCTGCGAGACCCCTTTCCATTTCCATGGAAAAGACTTACGAGAAATCAGGAAGACAGAACTCTGTCCCTTGTTGTCTGACTCTGAGGTGGAAGCTAGTTTGGGGATTCCCCACTTGTCACCAAACAAGGAGAATGCATGGCCAACTAAGCCTTCCTCAATGCTGTCATCTGTCCATTTTACTGCCTCTTCTGTTGAATATAAGTCCTCAAATAAACAGCCTAAGCCCACGAAACAGCCTCGAACACCAAGGCCGCCTTCCACATCGCAAGCTTTATACCCTGGTCCAAACCAACCTCCCATTGCTCCTTACCAGACCAGACCACCCATTCCTATTATATGCCCTACTGGGTGTACCTGTAATTTGCACATCAATGACCTTGGCTTGACTGTCAACTGCAAAGAGCGAGGATTTAATAACATTTCTGAACTTCTTCCAAGGCCACTGAATGCCAAGAAACTGTATCTGAGTAGCAATCTGATTCAGAAAATATACCGTTCTGATTTTTGGAATTTCTCTTCCTTGGATCTCTTACATCTGGGGAACAACCGTATTTCTTACGTCCAGGATGGGGCCTTCATCAACCTGCCCAACCTTAAGAGCCTCTTTCTCAATGGCAACGATATCGAGAAGCTGACACCAGGCATGTTCCGAGGCCTACAGAGTCTGCACTACTTGTATTTCGAGTTCAATGTCATCCGGGAAATCCAGCCTGCAGCCTTCAGCCTCATGCCTAACTTGAAGCTGCTATTCCTCAACAATAATTTGCTGAGGACCCTGCCAACGGATGCCTTTGCAGGCACATCCCTGGCCCGGCTCAACCTAAGGAAGAACTACTTCCTCTACCTTCCTGTGGCTGGTGTCCTAGAACACTTGAATGCCATTGTCCAGATAGACCTCAATGAGAATCCTTGGGACTGTACCTGTGACCTGGTTCCCTTCAAACAGTGGATTGAAACCATCAGCTCAGTCAGTGTGGTGGGTGATGTGCTATGCAGGAGCCCTGAGAACCTCACCCACCGTGATGTGCGCACTATTGAGCTGGAAGTTCTCTGCCCAGAGATGCTGCACATTGCACCAGCTGGAGcatccccagcccagcctggagatTCTCATCTTGCTGGAGGGCCTACAAGTGCATCACCATATGAGTTCTCTGCTCCTGGGGGCCCTGTGCCACTTTCAGTGTTGATTCTCAGcctactggttctgttttttTCAGCAGTGTTTGTTGCTGCAGGCCTCTTTGCCTATGTCCTTCGACGGCGCCGGAAGAAGCTGCCCTTTAGAAGCAAGCGGCAGGAAGGTGTGGACCTCACTGGCATCCAGATGCAATGCCACCGGCTTTTTGAGGATAGTGGAGGTAATGGAGGTGGAAATGGAGGTGGGGGACGACCAACTATTTCTTCCCCAGAGAAGGCCCCGCCTGTGGGTCATGTATATGAGTACATACCCCACCCAGTTACTCAGATGTGCAACAACCCCATCTACAAGCCtcgtgaggaggaggaggtggctgttCCATCAGTCCAGGAGGCAGGGAGTGCCGAACGTGGGGCTCCTGGGACACAACCGCCAGGAATGAGTGAAGTTCTCCTAGGAAGTGAGCAGTTTGCTGAGACACCCAAGGAGAACCACACCAACTACCGGACCGtgctggaaaaagaaaaggagtggGCCCTGGCAGTGTCCAGCTCCCAGCTCAACACCATAGTGACCATGAATCATcatcaccctcaccctcaccccccaGCAGTTGGTGGGGTTTCAGGGGTAGTTGCGGGAACTGGGGGAGACTTGGGTGGGTTCCGCCACCACGAGAAGAATGGTGGGGTGGTGCTGTTTCCTCCTGGGGGAGGCTGCGGTGGTGGCAGTATGCTACTAGACCGAGAGAGGCCACAACCAGCCCCCTGCACAGTGGGATTTGTGGACTGTCTCTATGGCACAGTGCCCAAATTAAAGGAGCTGCATGTCCACCCTCCTGGCATGCAATACCCAGACTTACAGCAGGACGCCAGGCTCAAAGAAACCCTTCTCTTCTCGGCTGGAAAGGGCTTCACAGACCACCAAACCCAAAAAAGTGATTACCTCGAGTTAAGGGCCAAACTTCAAACCAAGCCGGATTACCTCGAAGTCCTGGAGAAGACAACGTATAGGttctaa